From a region of the Candida albicans SC5314 chromosome 1, complete sequence genome:
- the RBE1 gene encoding sterol-binding protein (Pry family cell wall protein; Rim101, Efg1, Ssn6, alkaline repressed; O-glycosylation; no GPI anchor predicted; ketoconazol induced; regulated by Sef1, Sfu1, Hap4; flow model biofilm induced; rat catheter and Spider biofilm repressed): protein MKITNTLLNAAALLAVTEAATITKFFTASTQTLFVTQTSQTVVATKSFVETIYSAPPKQLTSKTQDSTSPTTSSVNSLTSSSATSYVETTTPAPSSSTLTTSTISSSTASEDSDATPTADVEFAEEILKEHNVKRALHGVPALSWSNKLAEYAQDYANTGFDCSNLNLKHSGGPYGENLAAGYMGGISPVDAWYDEISMVDWNNVDFTESTGHFTQLVWRSTTQVGCAKMMCSTAWRQITVCEYLPRGNVIGLNVTSGHSYFVDNVLPPLK, encoded by the coding sequence ATGAAGATAACAAATACTTTACTTAATGCTGCTGCATTATTAGCAGTCACAGAAGCTGCCACTATCACCAAATTCTTTACTGCCTCAACTCAAACTCTTTTTGTCACCCAAACTAGTCAAACCGTTGTGGCCACCAAATCATTTgttgaaacaatttattCAGCTCCACCAAAACAACTCACTAGTAAAACTCAAGACTCTACCTCCCCAACTACTAGCTCCGTCAACTCATTAACCAGTAGTTCGGCCACTTCATATGTCGAAACTACAACTCCAGCTCCATCTTCGTCAACTTTGACAACTTCCACTATATCTTCATCTACTGCTAGTGAAGATTCAGACGCTACACCTACCGCCGATGTTGAATTTGCCGAggaaattttgaaagaacATAATGTCAAGAGAGCACTCCATGGTGTGCCTGCACTTAGTTGGAGTAACAAATTAGCCGAATACGCTCAAGATTACGCTAACACTGGATTCGATTGTAGCAATCTTAACTTGAAACATTCTGGTGGTCCATACGGTGAAAATTTGGCTGCTGGTTATATGGGTGGAATTAGTCCTGTTGATGCTTGGTATGATGAAATCTCCATGGTTGATTGGAACAATGTCGATTTCACTGAGTCTACCGGACACTTTACTCAACTTGTATGGCGTAGTACCACTCAAGTTGGTTGTGCTAAAATGATGTGTTCTACTGCCTGGAGACAAATCACTGTTTGTGAATACTTGCCTCGTGGTAATGTCATTGGTTTGAATGTCACTTCAGGACACTCATACTTTGTTGACAACGTCTTGCCACCTttaaagtaa
- the FTR1 gene encoding high-affinity iron permease (High-affinity iron permease; required for mouse virulence, low-iron growth; iron, amphotericin B, caspofungin, ciclopirox, Hog1p, Sef1p, Sfu1p, and Hap43p regulated; complements S. cerevisiae ftr1 iron transport; Hap43p-repressed) → MVDVFNVQIFFIVFRESLEAIIVVSVLLAFVKQSMGGSSDPQLKKRLYRQIWLGAGLGVLVCLIIGCAFIGAFYGLGKDIWGNSEDLWEGIFCIIATVLITAMGIPMLRINKMKEKWRVKLAQALIKSPTNKKDRFKLGYLGKKYALFILPFITCLREGLEAVVFVGGVGLNSPATSFPIPVIVGLIAGIVVGALLYYFGSSMSMQIFLIISTCILYLIAAGLFSRGIWYFETNTYNKKTGGDASENGSGPGTYDISKSVWHVNCCNPETDNGWDIFNAILGWQNSATYGSVISYNIYWLFIICVLLLMVYEEKHGHLPFTKNLTLVQLNPMYHIKGKKKLELNKAEKDELFTKLQQQNFGQAAEVDETSSNKLIESKENK, encoded by the coding sequence ATGGTTGACGTATTTAACGttcaaattttcttcatcgtTTTCAGAGAATCTTTGGAAGCTatcattgttgtttcaGTGCTTTTGGCATTCGTTAAGCAATCTATGGGTGGTAGTTCCGACcctcaattgaaaaaacgATTGTATCGTCAGATTTGGCTAGGGGCGGGGCTAGGGGTTCTAGTCTGTCTTATTATTGGTTGTGCTTTCATCGGTGCGTTCTACGGTTTAGGTAAAGATATTTGGGGTAATTCCGAAGATCTATGGGAAGGTATCTTTTGTATCATTGCCACGGTCTTGATCACTGCTATGGGTATTCCAATGTTGAGAATCAACAAgatgaaagaaaaatggaGAGTCAAATTAGCTCAAGCTTTAATTAAATCTCCAACTAACAAAAAAGATAGATTTAAATTGGGTTACCTTGGTAAGAAATATGCTCTTTTCATTTTACCATTCATTACTTGTTTGCGTGAAGGTTTAGAAGCTGTTGTCTTCGttggtggtgttggttTGAATAGTCCAGCCACCTCTTTCCCAATTCCAGTCATTGTTGGTTTAATTGCCGGTATCGTTGTTGGTGCATTATTGTACTACTTTGGTTCCAGTATGTCCATGCAAATCTTCTTAATTATTTCCACCTGTATTTTGTACTTGATTGCTGCTGGTTTGTTCTCCAGAGGTATTTGGTATTTCGAAACCAACACttacaataaaaaaactgGTGGTGATGCTTCTGAAAACGGTTCTGGTCCAGGTACTTACGACATTTCTAAATCTGTTTGGCACGTCAACTGTTGTAATCCAGAAACCGATAACGGTTGGGATATCTTCAATGCCATTTTGGGATGGCAAAACTCTGCCACTTACGGTTCTGTCATTTCCTACAACATTTACTGGCTCTTTATTATCTGtgttttgttgttaatgGTTTACGAAGAAAAACACGGCCACTTGCCATTCACCAAGAATTTGACTTTGGTCCAATTGAACCCAATGTACCACATCAAGGGTAAGAAGAAGTTAGAATTAAACAAAGCTGAAAAGGATGAATTGTTCACTaaacttcaacaacaaaactttGGTCAAGCTGCAGAAGTTGATGAAACTTcatcaaacaaattgatcgaatccaaagaaaacaaataa
- the SET3 gene encoding histone-binding protein (NAD-dependent histone deacetylase; mutations affect filamentous growth; genetic evidence suggests Set3/Hos2 function as a complex to regulate white-opaque switching, morphogenesis, and virulence; flow model biofilm induced), with protein MTNKDQEQLLQDASTLLMFASSVAKHESSNQHSPTSNMSSPPTVQQLPQQPQQPLPQQYINSGSSTRKSSEHKETSVVSSPPSVKFVDIINNPQSASVTHEKNKPTTQSKRTSISMLVNDTPSDIAVKVTPQPRKSSISILMNPPEPVVTPSPPAVSGNYEMKQKSVSPTSGLPKKGSFKPNHERSRSTPEATIAKLELHHQQQLQQLQNQQNQSATPSPTPAFQRGIDLRSKERNTENAVIAAAALTAAVDNPLPLKTVEQKPVLVKERAQVVPVSVVPAVSKSEEDQLTEPEEEDEEEEMVEARVVPVPVPMPVFVQMPIDMNHSQIKQEVASDSTSKPAIPSKEKYVPPPLETYQVNPDSGLIGCICGIEDDDGFTIQCDVCFRWQHCVCMGYENAEEVPEDMYKCYYCDESKWGKFDPEASRLRTMQRLEIDRREDSNQASVKTLPQQQNQQQGTKRKQSNSEKADNKKRKTEDKISTNTNSSNSASGSPAPKFQSPRPDEMDDLPNKDNELLEDGITAESYQSVYYNLKENDYKRQAIKEFIDNIGSDFAGQFFKLPKSEQQGKHFRNVTIMSPNQFKSIKWSKINLPNYTKYLQEHNKLKKKNNFNKTTIQVKPYTDNQKQKFNGISKLALFISSNGGGSGGGSLTIPENTPIIEYLGEIDLFKNYCRDSINQYRMWGSPKPKVLKTTIPTQYSDETLDIVLDSRFVGNESRFIRKACPSSANCRIETVYVPEQNKFRFLVFTSKPITLKSENQDEELRLPWEWDVDHPILKLYANNNSEKFENLTNEEKSALITYIDNILHFVECGCSTSNNSSSCAIFKIKKATSYLMRSTRKASSLSNVNITKSKEELILPRPEKQYVSWEERLNQRNQRIQAELFSEKKKLGSDNNDGQQKVEEKEESALEEAKDGGADLGSGTMGMGANADDSKGEKKPPMLFKLPFKQQLLANLRSNVEMTTTVQQPTPVSSEDDSDPVAVEIPVPVVPELVAIIDKSIEEKLKPIIKQVEASTVTGEDVNLKVVEKVSLVSDNGDNRKHDVKLVPETAAPAKVVKKLSFADYKKMK; from the coding sequence ATGACAAATAAAGACCAAGAACAATTACTTCAAGACGCCTCCACTTTGTTGATGTTTGCAAGCCTGGTAGCCAAACATGAACTGCTGAATCAGCATTCACCAACATCAAATATGTCATCCCCACCAACAGTTCAACAACTACCACAACAACCGCAGCAGCCCCTTCCCCAACAGTATATTAATTCTGGATCATCCACACGAAAATCATCCGAGCATAAGGAGACCAGTGTAGTATCTTCACCCCCATCTGTCAAATTTGTCGATATCATTAACAACCCCCAGTCTGCATCAGTCACACATGAGAAGAATAAACCTACAACTCAATCGAAAAGAACTTCAATCAGTATGCTTGTTAACGATACTCCATCTGACATTGCCGTTAAAGTAACTCCACAGCCTCGGAAAAGCTCCATAAGTATTTTGATGAATCCACCTGAACCTGTTGTAACTCCGTCTCCACCAGCAGTGTCTGGTAATTACgaaatgaaacaaaagtCTGTTTCTCCAACTTCTGGGTTACCTAAAAAGGGAAGCTTCAAACCAAACCACGAACGATCACGATCGACTCCTGAGGCAACCATAGCAAAGCTAGAGTtgcatcatcaacaacaacttcagCAACTAcagaatcaacaaaatcaatctGCGACACCATCTCCCACACCAGCATTTCAAAGAGGTATCGATTTGAGATCTAAGGAACGAAATACCGAAAATGCAGTtattgctgctgctgctttAACTGCTGCTGTTGACAACCCACTCCCGTTAAAGACTGTCGAGCAGAAACCAGTTTTAGTTAAAGAAAGGGCTCAAGTGGTTCCTGTTTCAGTTGTACCAGCGGTATCAAAATCAGAGGAAGACCAATTAACGGAGCCTGAAGAAGAGGACGAGGAGGAGGAAATGGTGGAGGCAAGAGTGGTGCCAGTGCCAGTACCAATGCCTGTGTTTGTTCAGATGCCGATAGATATGAACCACTCACAAATCAAGCAAGAGGTGGCTTCTGATTCTACAAGTAAGCCTGCTATTCCGTCTAAAGAGAAGTATGTTCCTCCACCTTTGGAAACTTATCAAGTCAATCCCGACTCGGGATTAATAGGATGTATTTGTGGAATTGAGGATGATGATGGGTTCACAATTCAATGTGATGTCTGTTTTAGATGGCAGCATTGTGTGTGTATGGGCTATGAAAATGCAGAAGAAGTTCCAGAAGATATGTACAAGTGTTATTATTGTGATGAAAGCAAATGGGGAAAGTTTGATCCCGAGGCATCTCGTTTGAGAACAATGCAGCGATTGGAGATAGACAGACGCGAGGACAGTAACCAAGCTTCAGTCAAAACCTtgccacaacaacaaaatcaacaacaggggacaaaaagaaaacagcTGAATTCCGAAAAGGCCGACAAtaagaaaaggaaaacaGAAGACAAGATAAGCACGAACACAAACTCAAGCAACTCGGCTAGTGGATCTCCAGCAccaaaatttcaaagtCCTCGTCCCGATGAGATGGATGATTTGCCAAACAAAGACAATGAATTACTTGAGGATGGAATAACAGCAGAATCATACCAATCagtttattataatttaaagGAAAACGATTACAAGCGACAAGCAATCAAAGAATTCATTGATAATATAGGACTGGATTTTGCGGgtcaatttttcaagttgCCCAAACTGGAACAGCAGGGTAAACATTTCCGTAACGTTACCATTATGAGTcccaatcaatttaaatcGATCAAATGGagtaaaattaatttaccaaattatactaaatatttacaagaaCATAATAAGcttaaaaagaagaataatttcaacaaaaccACTATTCAAGTCAAACCTTATACAGATAATCAGAAGCAAAAATTTAATGGTATTTCCAAATTAGCGTTGTTTATATCCAGTAATGGTGGTGGCAGTGGTGGGGGTTCTCTCACTATTCCAGAGAATACtccaataattgaatacttgggagaaattgatttgtttaaaaaCTATTGTCGAGATTCAATCAACCAATATCGTATGTGGGGTAGTCCAAAACCGAAAGttttaaaaacaacaattccAACGCAATACAGTGATGAGACTTTGGATATTGTTTTGGATTCTCGATTTGTTGGTAATGAAAGTAGATTTATTCGTAAAGCGTGTCCGTCATCAGCCAATTGCAGAATAGAGACGGTATATGTACCAGAACAAAATAAGTTTCGATTTTTGGTGTTTACTTCCAAACCAATCACATTAAAATCAGAGAAtcaagatgaagaattgagaTTACCTTGGGAATGGGATGTGGATCATCCTATCTTGAAACTTTATGCCAATAATAATCTGGAGAAATTTGAGAATTTGacaaatgaagaaaaatcagCATTGATTACTTACATTGATAATATATTGCATTTTGTTGAGTGTGGATGCTCGACGtcaaataattcttcaCTGTGtgcaattttcaaaataaaaaaggcAACGTCCTATTTGATGAGATCAACAAGAAAGGCATCATCTTTGAGTAATGTTAATATAACAAAGTCCAAGGAAGAATTGATATTGCCAAGACCAGAAAAACAATATGTTTCATGGGAGGAAAGGTTGAATCAACGGAATCAACGAATTCAAGCTGAGCTATTCtcagaaaagaagaaattagGGTCAGATAATAACGATGGGCAAcaaaaagttgaagaaaaagaagagtcTGCATTAGAAGAAGCTAAAGATGGTGGAGCTGATCTTGGTTCTGGAACTATGGGAATGGGGGCAAATGCTGACGATAGTAAAGGTGAGAAGAAACCACCTATGCTATTTAAATTACCtttcaaacaacaattattggCAAACCTTCGGTCCAATGTTGAAATGACAACAACAGTCCAACAACCAACCCCAGTATCTAGTGAAGATGATTCTGATCCAGTAGCAGTTGAGATTCCTGTCCCAGTAGTACCGGAATTAGTTGCAATTATTGACAAAAGcattgaagaaaaactaaaacCAATAATCAAACAAGTAGAAGCCTCGACAGTTACAGGAGAAGATGTCAATTTGAAAGTGGTTGAAAAAGTGTCTTTGGTGTCTGACAATGGAGACAATAGGAAGCATGATGTGAAATTGGTGCCAGAAACTGCTGCCCCTGCTAAAGTTGTAAAGAAGCTATCTTTTGCtgattataaaaaaatgaaatag
- the PAM16 gene encoding import motor complex subunit (Putative maltase; regulated by Gcn4; repressed by amino acid starvation (3-AT); rat catheter biofilm induced), protein MAHRLLVNVIFTGASVFGRAFTEAYRQAAKASAAGAAGRPAKASSAGGIPVEEAMKILDLEKSELSLDKVEEKYEYLFNVNSKEQGNSFYLQSKVYYAMDTLKKELEYLEKLQNEKGAASN, encoded by the coding sequence ATGGCTCACAGATTATTAGTTAACGTGATATTCACTGGTGCTTCCGTCTTTGGTCGTGCTTTCACTGAAGCTTATAGACAAGCTGCCAAGGCTTCTGCTGCCGGTGCCGCAGGTAGACCAGCCAAAGCTAGTTCTGCTGGAGGTATACCTGTAGAAGAAGcaatgaaaattttggaTTTAGAGAAGAGCGAGTTAAGTTTAGATAAAGTTGAAGAGAAATACGAATATTTGTTCAATGTGAACTCAAAAGAACAAGGGAATTCATTCTATCTCCAGAGTAAAGTATATTATGCGATGGATACGTTAAAGAAAGAGCTAGAGTATTTGGAGAAATTGCAAAACGAAAAGGGAGCGGCGTCCAATTAG
- a CDS encoding protein-lysine N-methyltransferase (Ortholog(s) have protein-lysine N-methyltransferase activity, role in peptidyl-lysine monomethylation and cytosol, nucleus localization), whose product MSSTLSSKVEPLKNWLNKNSFWREDLIIKESPYGGIGVFSQGPIDIEEDPLLLRIPKANLLAPKNSYIYNLLVDYEPENPDIILSEGMFGLVLTVIYELQCHDSSPWFEYLQTIDFNNSQIPVCLWDTVDKDNSKNTQLDLLNFLDPQELIDFYVEAIRFAHKNSDTLPIPSILNIDNPDLSPKLLSEKHNDKLIEFGKVIQSVISRAFSIDNYYQLALVPAADLFNHLSPKTKDGKVIDRENIHFVCDGTVCEVCGEQECDHEEEGEVVDDDDDDVDNIEQEPRKSSDDSESITSISMDYIYEMEQDELSDADTDVDPEEASTLSMEEEIAVNGADHDLANELSDSSKCCDVVLIREPQEQHEFEIFNSYGNELSNAQLLQKYGFIDMDDNPNDTCLLSIQFFKQLKTLKEKLGNPKKAKELDQKIEWLEEIGYELINEIISAEDMEHNHDEEDCQDESCDQKDAEVIFPESWPLSIFVKNIDGSCSPQTYAILKLIELKHPYFVQKLEAIDNEKILIKNIQKYLLNYTEKELKSFNKTVSNWCKNRLQKYPDSIRSSKHSEQISTIINQEKRILHKFIDLHS is encoded by the coding sequence ATGTCGTCTACATTATCAAGTAAAGTAGAACCATTGAAGAACTGGTTGAATAAAAACTCATTTTGGCGAGAGGACTTGATCATAAAGGAATCACCTTATGGAGGAATTGGGGTGTTCAGTCAAGGTCCGATCGATATCGAAGAAGACCCATTATTGTTACGTATACCGAAAGCCAACTTGTTAGCTCCTAAGAACTcttatatttataatcttTTAGTTGATTATGAACCTGAAAATCCCGATATCATACTATCGGAAGGGATGTTTGGATTAGTTCTTACAGTGATATATGAGCTTCAGTGTCATGATTCTTCACCATGGTTTGAATATTTACAAACgattgattttaataattccCAAATACCCGTATGTTTATGGGACACAGTTGATAAagataattcaaaaaataccCAATTGGATCTATTGAATTTCCTTGACCctcaagaattgattgatttttatgTAGAGGCCATTAGATTTGCTCATAAGAATCTGGATACATTGCCAATACCGTCAATATTAAATATAGATAACCCAGACTTGAGTCCAAAACTATTGAGTGAGAAACATAAcgataaattaattgaatttggtaAAGTTATTCAAAGTGTGATTTCTAGAGCATTCCtgattgataattattacCAGTTGGCATTAGTTCCTGCAGCAGATTTATTCAATCATTTATCACCAAAAACTAAAGATGGGAAAGTAATTGATCGCGAAAATATCCACTTTGTTTGTGATGGAACAGTTTGTGAAGTATGCGGAGAACAAGAATGTGATCATGAAGAGGAGGGGGAGGTCGttgatgacgatgacgaCGACGTCGACAATATCGAACAAGAGCCACGGAAAAGCAGTGATGATTCTGAAAGTATCACATCAATTAGTATGGACTATATATATGAAATGGAGCAAGACGAATTGAGTGACGCTGATACAGATGTTGATCCAGAAGAAGCATCCACATTATCCATGGAAGAAGAGATTGCAGTTAATGGAGCGGACCACGATTTAGCTAATGAATTATCAGATAGCTCAAAATGTTGTGATGTTGTTTTGATCCGCGAGCCACAAGAACAACATgagtttgaaatttttaattcgTACGGTAATGAACTTTCTAACGCCCAGttattacaaaaatatGGATTTATAGATATGGACGACAACCCCAATGACACATGTTtactttcaattcaatttttcaagcAATTGAAAACCTTGAAAGAGAAATTGGGGAATCCcaaaaaagcaaaagagTTGGATCAAAAAATCGAATGGTTGGAAGAGATAGGGtatgaattaattaatgaaatcatCAGCGCTGAAGACATGGAACATAATCACGATGAGGAGGATTGTCAAGATGAAAGTTGTGATCAGAAAGATGCAGAAGTTATTTTTCCCGAGTCATGGCCTCTTTCCATATTTGTAAAGAACATAGATGGAAGTTGTTCACCACAAACTTATGcgattttgaaattaattgaattgaaacacccttattttgttcaaaaattagaagccattgataatgaaaaaatactAATTAAAAAcattcaaaaatatttgttgaattataCTGAAAAggaattgaaatcattcaataaaaCAGTGCTGAATTGGTGCAAAAATAGATTACAAAAGTACCCAGATTCAATCAGGTCAAGCAAACATAGTGAACAGATATCAACAATCatcaatcaagaaaaacGCATCTTGCATAAATTTATAGACTTACATAGTTAA
- a CDS encoding E3 ubiquitin-protein ligase (Ortholog(s) have ubiquitin-protein transferase activity and role in histone catabolic process, histone ubiquitination), with amino-acid sequence MGVSDDDNISFEYDDDVDNDESEISFVSEDENDGNNLEPPNKKSKSTYNGNGVDDDSVVAGFNGTIYRPWTFEEFIEQRFLNPLKKLEKVHLNGCTEDDLLIMLQYKKWNSDEVINSFFESHDKLMEKCGLPVGKPSNNTFEEVDNYDCFICCESYPKTTVYSLTCGHQFCFSCYQQYIGNEIVRGELITCMDPECHYTIPHRDIDQFYAPKDKEKNLIVTVKSLSSNPLLHSAARYLVNSKPKYTHCPATDCTSFAEILDDFKCSSSQLFTEKSSDRNVDLSRVPIIGCSEHHEFCFNCKYENHLPCPCWVSKRWIKKCNDDSETAHWIDANTHSCPKCYSSIEKNGGCNHMTCQKCKYEFCWVCLKDWSDHRNNYSCNRFRDSRVEDQIRKNRSRQTLERYLHFYKRYFIHENSMKGDQRILKKIDDVTRLYMEDRRENGSTYLSWNDIQFLPDAMKSLQNGRKTLKWTYAFAYYLSKSNFSDIFEFNQDFLNRTVEDLSEIFEKIMDKRNKNKVGTILKNKAKIINLSELVNARRTTLIESAEENLQKGLLSFQP; translated from the coding sequence atgggGGTTtcagatgatgataatattcTGTTTGAATATGATGACGATGTAGATAACGATGAATcagaaatttcttttgtcTCAGAGGACGAAAATGACGGAAACAATCTTGAACCTCCCAACAAGAAACTGAAATCTACTTACAATGGGAACGGGGTTGATGACGATTCTGTTGTAGCTGGCTTTAATGGAACTATTTATAGACCTTGGACATTTGAAGAATTCATAGAACAACGTTTTTTGAATCCTTTGAAGAAGTTGGAAAAAGTACATTTGAATGGTTGTACTGAAGACGATTTATTAATCATGTTACAATATAAGAAATGGAATCTGGATGAAGTGATAAactctttttttgaatCGCATGATAAGCTTATGGAAAAATGTGGGTTACCAGTGGGGAAGCCATCAAACAACACGTTTGAAGAGGTTGACAACTATGATTGTTTTATCTGCTGCGAGCTGTACCCGAAGACAACTGTTTATTCGTTGACGTGTGGtcatcaattttgtttcagctgttatcaacaatatattGGGAATGAAATTGTACGGGGAGAGCTCATCACATGCATGGATCCAGAATGCCACTACACCATACCTCACAGAGATATCGATCAATTTTATGCCCCAAAAGACAAggaaaagaatttgattgtCACTGTTAAATCTTTGTCATCCAATCCTTTGTTGCACTCAGCTGCTCGTTATTTGGTGAATTCCAAACCAAAGTATACCCATTGTCCTGCCACCGACTGTACCAGTTTTGCAGAAATATTGGATGACTTCAAGTGTTCTTCGTCTCAACTATTCACCGAGAAATCTTCTGATAGGAATGTGGATTTGTCTCGAGTGCCTATTATTGGTTGCAGTGAGCATCACGAGTTTTGCTTCAATTGCAAGTATGAAAACCATTTACCGTGTCCATGCTGGGTAAGCAAAAGGTGGATCAAGAAATGCAATGACGATTCTGAAACTGCTCATTGGATTGATGCAAACACCCATAGCTGTCCTAAATGCTACTCTTCTATTGAGAAAAATGGAGGGTGCAATCATATGACGTGTCAAAAATGCAAATACGAATTCTGTTGGGTGTGTTTAAAGGATTGGTCTGATCATAGAAATAACTATTCTTGTAATCGTTTCCGAGACTCGAGGGTTGAAGATCAAATTAGGAAGAATAGAAGTAGACAAACATTGGAAAGATATTTGCATTTCTACAAGCGATACTTCATCCATGAAAACTCAATGAAAGGCGATCAaagaattttgaaaaaaattgatgatgtgACTCGTCTTTACATGGAAGATAGACGTGAAAATGGCCTGACTTATTTATCATGGAatgatattcaatttttgcCCGATGCAATGAAATCTTTGCAAAATGGTAGAAAGACTTTAAAATGGACGTATGCCTTTGCTTACTATTTATCCAAGTCCAATTTCTCAGATATTTTTGAGTTTAACCAAGATTTTTTGAATAGAACTGTTGAAGATTTATCCGagatttttgaaaagattATGGACAagagaaacaaaaacaaggTCGGCACAATTTTGAAGAACAAAGCAAAGATCATTAATTTGAGTGAATTAGTCAACGCCAGACGAACTACTTTAATTGAAAGCGCTGAAGAGAACTTACAGAAGGGTTTGTTGAGTTTTCAACCGTAG